DNA from Pichia kudriavzevii chromosome 5, complete sequence:
TACAGCGTTTTTGAAGGATTTAACTGTTTACTGTGGAAAGTCCATCAAGACTGTTAACCTGAACGACATTGATAATAACCTATTGCTGGCGTCAGTCTTAAATGAAAAGCCAAATATATTGGTCTCTACGCCATCCAGAATTCTTTCTGttttagaagaaaatgCCAAAGTGAATTTAATGGACCTCATGTACCTCGTCATcgatgaagttgatttgATGTTATCTTACGGATATGATGAGGATTTAGAAAAATTGAGCAActttttaaatttgaaacaaCATATGCAAGTTTTCATGATGAGTGCAACGCTAAATGACGACATCAATGGACTAAAGGATAAGTTCTGTAACAAACCAGCTATTCTAAAGCTACAGGATCTAGATAACCAAAATAAAAGACTACTCCAGTACTATGTGAAGAcaaatgaatttgataaatttttACTCATCTATGTTATTTTGAAGCTACAGTTaattaaaggaaaattGCTAGTTTTCGTTAATAACTTGGACAGGGGTTATAAGCTAAAACTGTTCTTACAAAACTTTGGTATTAGGTCTTGCATTCTTAACTCAGAATTACCTGTCAACTCTAGATTACATattcttgaagaatttaaCAAGAATGTTTACAATTTGCTTATTGCGACTGATGAATCAAACGAGTATGATGAGGACGAAGAGAATGACGGAAATGAGGGTAAGAAGAAAGCTAAGGAAGCAAAGGACTATGGTGTCACCAGGGGcgttgatttcaagaacGTAGCATgtgttttgaattttgatTTACCAACCTCGTCGAAAGCGTATATTCACAGAGTTGGCAGAACAGCAAGAGGTGGTAAGAGCGGCATGGCTCTATCCTTCGTAGTTTTAAAGGACCAATGGGGAACACATAAAGCTTCATCATTACCAAGCGCCAAAAGAGACGAACGGGTTATGGCCAGGATTGAAAGAACACAAAAGAAGTTGGGATATGAAATCACTCCTTACCAGTTTGATAAGAGTCAACTAGACAACTTCAGGTATAGAATGGAAGATTCTTTTAGAGCCGTCACCCAGACAGCCGTACGTGAGGCAAGGTTAAAGGAAATCAAGATGGAGTTGATGACCAGtgaaaagttgaaaaggCACTTTGAGGAAAATCCACAGGATTTACAGACGTTGAGGCATGATAAGGCGTTGTCTAAAGTGAGGGCTGATGCGAATTTGAAGAGGGTTCCTGACTATTTGTTGCCACCTGGTGCCAGACAGGATGTTCGGAAGATGGGATTTGTTCCCTTcaccaaaaacaaaaaacgTGCACAAGGTAAGAGACGCAGTGGCGGTAAGAAAAAGGTCGATGTGTTAAAGAAACACAGGAAATAGCCTGGAAGTTTATATACATACCTATGTGTACATTGTATAAATAGAAAAATAGATGAAATCTACCTGAGAAAGGGAATTAAAGTCTctagtttttgaaaagttgaaattttaaaaagagaaacaagaaatacgaaaggaaaaaaaaaaacatgaacGCACGTGACTTGCAGCTTAAAAATTTTATCCTCTCATTACGTTCTGCGAAGGATTACGTGTCCAGAACGTAACGCGCCTCCACTACTGGGGAAGTTTGCAATTGAGAGTTATGTGTAGATTGTTTTCATTGCATATAATATTAAAAGGTGaaaatcattcaatttcttgtttgttcttttttttctctctccttcAGCCAACAAAGCTTTTCGACTAGTGTTTCACATCCAGTCAGTCCATTCTTTCCAAACAAAATGGCGCCTAAAAAATCAGGAAAGGGCACAAAGCTCCAGTCTGTAGGAGAAGTCGAACCTCAAACAACTGAACTTATTTTAGAGACAGGTGAATTGAGAAGATTCCCGAAATCAGAGCTATCTGAGACAGTCGCTATGAACAGAATTGTCAGCTCAACCAAAGAAAGAGTTTTAGTAGCAATATTAGTAGCGTTTGCTTTGCTTATCAGAGTTTCTAATTTGAATAATCCAAATAGTGTTGTTTTCGACGAAGTTCATTTTGGTGGATTTGCTAAGAAGTACATCAAGGGAGATTTCTTTATGGATGTGCATC
Protein-coding regions in this window:
- a CDS encoding uncharacterized protein (PKUD0E01780; similar to Saccharomyces cerevisiae YLR276C (DBP9); ancestral locus Anc_6.73); its protein translation is MSNVAVSKDYVDDSVTFESFGLDPRLIQAINKLGFEHPTLIQSQSIKLSLQEKKDIIAKASTGSGKTAAYCIPIVQSILVDMEGNTTTSQREIQSVILVPTKELSKQVTAFLKDLTVYCGKSIKTVNLNDIDNNLLLASVLNEKPNILVSTPSRILSVLEENAKVNLMDLMYLVIDEVDLMLSYGYDEDLEKLSNFLNLKQHMQVFMMSATLNDDINGLKDKFCNKPAILKLQDLDNQNKRLLQYYVKTNEFDKFLLIYVILKLQLIKGKLLVFVNNLDRGYKLKLFLQNFGIRSCILNSELPVNSRLHILEEFNKNVYNLLIATDESNEYDEDEENDGNEGKKKAKEAKDYGVTRGVDFKNVACVLNFDLPTSSKAYIHRVGRTARGGKSGMALSFVVLKDQWGTHKASSLPSAKRDERVMARIERTQKKLGYEITPYQFDKSQLDNFRYRMEDSFRAVTQTAVREARLKEIKMELMTSEKLKRHFEENPQDLQTLRHDKALSKVRADANLKRVPDYLLPPGARQDVRKMGFVPFTKNKKRAQGKRRSGGKKKVDVLKKHRK